The Gavia stellata isolate bGavSte3 chromosome 15, bGavSte3.hap2, whole genome shotgun sequence region AATGCGGCAACCAGATCGGCGCCAAGGTAacggcggccccgccccgctgcGGCGCCGAGCGGCGGACAAAggcaccccacccccccctcccgccgccccccccccccctccgccgcaCCGGGCGGACAAAgggccccgcccccccccccccccccgcgcctttgtccgccgccgccgcccttcagcaccgcggacagcgcccgccctgccccgcgccccgccgccagggggcgccgccccgccctgcccggggcggtgggggggtggtgtgggggggtcccggtgccgCCGCCCCCCCAACGCTGAGCCCTGTGCCCCCAGTTCTGGGAGGTGATCAGCGACGAGCACGGCATCGACCCCAGCGGCAACTACGTGGGCGACTCCGACCTGCAGCTGGAGCGCATCAGCGTCTACTACAATGAGGCCTCCTGTAAGCgacccccccccgggccccccccgggcccccccccgggcagggcagcccagcacccccaccCTGGGCGGGGGGGGTCCCTCCTCCCGTGTCGTCCGCACCCCCGGTGCAGGCAGGTCCTGGGTCTGCTCCCACCCTGATGGCGGGGGGGCAGACACACGCCCACCCCACGGGGCCCTGGGGGGGCAGACATGTGCACCCACCCCCTGGGGTCctgtggtttggggggggggaatataTGCACCCACCCCATAGGGTCctgtggtttgggggggggggggggaacatgTGCACCCACCCCATAGGGTCctgtggtttgggggggggggggggaacatgTGCACCCACCCCATAGGGTCctgtggtttggggggggggggggaacatgTGCACCCACCCCATAGGGTCctgtggtttggggggggggaacatgTGCACCCACCCCATAGGGTCctgtggtttgggggggggaacACGTGCACCCACCCTGTGGGACCctgtggtttgggggggggagaaCTATGTGTGCACCCACCCTGTAGGATCATgcagtttgggggggggaaacatGTGCACCCACCCCCTGGGGTCctgtggtttgggggggggagaaCTATGTGTGCACCCACCCTGTAGGGTCatgtggtttgggggggggaacATGTGCACCCACCCCATAGGGTCctgtggtttggggggggggaatatgTGCACCCACCCCATAGGGTCctgtggtttggggggggggaacatgTGCACCCACCCTGTGGGACCCTGTGGTTTGATGGGGGGAGAACTATGTGTGCACCCACCCTGTAGGATCAtgcagtttggggggggggaaacatgTGCACCCACCCCCTGGGGTCctgtggtttgggggggggggagaactATGTGTGCACCCACCCCGTAGGGTCATGCGGTTTGGGGGGGGGAACATGTGCACCCACCCCCTGGGACCCTGTGGTTTGGGGGGAAAACATGTGCACCCAGTCCTGTAGGACCCTGTGGTTTGCAGGGGGGGGGAGCAGATGTGCACCCACCCCATGGGACCCCCACTGTGTGGGGGGGGAGAAGTGtgcacccagccccacagggaccccGTGGTTGGGGGGGGGACATGACACATGACACATGCACGCAGCCCTGTGGGACCCTGTGCTCTGGGGGGGACACGACACGTGCACCCAGCTCTGTGGGACCCTACAGAGTAGGGGGGGCACCCACGTGCACCCAGCCCCACGGGGACCCCATGTTTGGGGGGGTGGACATGCACACGCCCAGCCCTGTGGGACCCCGCAGGGTGTGGGGGGCACCGCTGGGGGGGGGAGCGGCAGGTCCCCTCCCGGCACGGGGTCTCTCGCAGCTCACAAGTACGTGCCTCGCGCCATCCTGGTGGACCTGGAGCCGGGGACGATGGACAGCGTGCGCTCGGGCGCCTTCGGCCACCTCTTCCGCCCCGACAACTTCATCTTCGGTAggtgcccggggagggggacgCCGGCGCCCGCGTCCCCCAGACCCCTCCCGGGCTGTCACTGTCCCCGGGGCGCTCGGCGGGTGCCTCCCCACCTGTGCCGTGGGGCCCGGCACAGCCGGCACGCCGCCAAACCTTTGCGGTTTCCACTTCCCACCCCGCCCTGGCTTCAGATCTCGCCGATGCCGGCGGTGCCCGTCCCCTCCCCAGCGTGGTGTGGGGGTGCCAGCGGCCATCGGgtgcctctttttttccccctccgGCAGGGCAGAGCGGGGCCGGGAACAACTGGGCCAAGGGGCACTACACGGAGGGGGCCGAGCTGGTATCTGGTGAATGGACTCGGTGCTGGACGTGGTGCGGAAGGAGTGCGAGAACTGCGACTGCCTGCAGGGCTTCCAGCTGACCCACTCGCTGGGGCGGTCGGCACCGGCTCCGGCATGGGCACCCTCCTCATCAGCAAGGTGCGGGAGGAGTATCCCGACCGCATCATGAACACTTTCAGCGGTGGTGCCGTCCCCCAAGGTGTCGGACACGGTGGTGGAGCCCTACAACGCCACGCTCTCCATCCACCAGCTGGTGGAGAACACGGATGAGACCTACTGCATCGACAACGAAGCTCTCTACGACATCTGCTTCCGCACCCTCAAGTTGGCCACCCCCACCTATGGCGACCTCAACCACCTCGTCTCGGCCACCATGAGCGGCGTCACCACCTCCCTCCGCTTCCCCGGCCAACTCAACGCCGACCTCCGCAAGTTGGCCGTCAACATGGTGCCCTTCCCGCGTCTCCACTTCTTCATGCCGGGCTTCGCCCCGCTGACGGCCCGCGGCAGCCAGCAGTACCGCGCCCTCACCGTCCCCGAGCTCACCCAGCAGATGTTCGACGCCCAAGAACATGATGGCCGCCTGCGACCCCCGCCACGGCCGCTACCTCACTGTGGCCACCGTCTTCCGGGGCCGCATGTCCATGAAGGAGGTGGACGAGCAGATGTTGGCCATCCAGAGCAAGAACAGCTCCTACTTCGTGGAGTGGATCCCCAACAACGTCAAGGTGGCCGTCTGCGACATCCCTCCTCGGGGCCTGAAGATGTCCTCCACCTTCATCGGCAACAGCACGGCCATCCAGGAGCTCTTCAAGCGGATCTCGGAGCAGTTCACGGCCATGTTCCGCCGCAAGGCCTTCCTCCACTGGTACACGGGCGAGGGGATGGATGAGATGGAGTTCACCGAGGCCGAGAGCAACATGAACGACCTGGTCTCCGAGTACCAGCAGTACCAGGACGCCACGGCCGAGGAGGAGGGCGAGATGTACGAGGACGACGAGAGGAGAGTCGGAGGCGCAGGGCGCCAAGTGATGCCCGAcgcgccgccgcccgcagccccccccccagcttcgcgctgccgccccccccggccgggcTCCCCCCGCGTACCCCCTTTGGTGTCTCCTGACCCCGTTCCCCTCTGAGCCGGCtcggccccccgcccccccccctcctgcctccccccttTTCGTTTTTTACTGGTTcgtgtctattttttttttttgaatactTAATAAATTTATCGCTGTCCAGGTACACCCGTCTGCggctccgggggggggggagtggggtggggACCCTCTGCTGGGGGCAGCTTAGGGGCTCAAGCTCCCAGCCCTTCTTATTAAGGGGGGGACTGGGGGACCCCACGTGCCCGGGGTGGCTGTGCCCAAGCCCTGATCCCCTCCCAGATGATGCCCTGGCCCCGGTGTGTCCCCTTGCCCCCCTGCCCTGCGCCCCACACCTtcctgcgccccccccccccagggctgggggtgcaggtgCCACCTCGCCGGCTGCAGTGCcagggggggtgggtggggggtggCTGTGCCTTTGTCCCCACTGtcacccttctccctgcttGGGGGCGGTTGCTGGGTGCCCCCTCCCTGTGCCAGGATGGTGTTGGCGCcttgtgtcccccccccagctgaGGTGGGAGCACGGACCCCAGggtgctcccccagcccccatGGCTGGGCATCTGCCTGGCTTTGGGGGGTCCAGGGCAACCCCAGCCCAGACAgccccaaacccccagatctgGGGACCCCCCCAACGTGGggggccaggctctgctgctaTGGGGCTGtagcccccccggggccgctgctccagcctgggggtccctgtgccCCTGCATGGGGttgtggggagaggggccgAGCTGTGGGGGcaagggaaggggctgggggctgtAGGGACAAGGGgctatggggctgggggctctggGATCAAGGAGCTGGGGCTTACAGGGACCAGGtgctatggggctgggggctatAAGGACAAGGGACTATGGGGCTGAGGGCTCTGGGAGCAAGGAGCTATGGGGCTGGGGCTTATGGCGACCGGGAgctatggggctgggggccctGCAGCCAAGGCATTAGCGGGCTGGGGGCTCTGGGGCTGAGGCCATGGGGCAGAGAGCCGTGGGGCACGGTTAAGGGGATGGAGGTGGAGGGCTGTGGGGCCGCGGGGTGCAGGTGGCTCCAGGCCCGTGGGGCGGGACGCCGCGTCCCCGCTGtcccccggcgcggccccgccctGGCGCGGTGCGGTCCGCCGGCCGGCAGGGGGGCGGCagagcggcggggcggggcggggcggcccggcggggcgggggcgcggtGGTGAAGGAGCCGCGGGGGGGCGGTGCGCGGCGCTGCGgtgagcggggcgggggcgctGCCCCctggcgggcgggcggggggccggggggcggccggTACCGGGGGCTCTGcggggggccgcgccgggccgggcggggtgcggggggggccgggcagTGAGGGGGTGCACGGGGGAGCTCCGCAATAAGGGGCGCTGGGGGCGCTGCGCTAtgtggggtgcgggggggggctgtgcagtaagggggtgcggggggggcgCTGCCATCCCCGCAAgggggggtcagggctgggggggccccaCCACGGGGAGTGACCTGCGGTGGGGGCtgcaccggggcgggggggaacgGGGCCgtgcaccgggggggggggctctgccggggggggctctgccggggggggggggggctctgccgggggggggctctgccggGGGGGCCCACGCGGTGCCGAGGTGGGGTGACCGTGGGCCGAGGCGGGCGGtggcagcgg contains the following coding sequences:
- the TUBB3 gene encoding LOW QUALITY PROTEIN: tubulin beta-3 chain (The sequence of the model RefSeq protein was modified relative to this genomic sequence to represent the inferred CDS: deleted 7 bases in 5 codons; substituted 2 bases at 2 genomic stop codons) — translated: MSTLAPLRLLREPWNASEGNQSNATAGAGGAWCQGLNIPNELFLTLALVSLVENLLVVAAILKNRNLHSPMYYFICCLAVSDMLVSVSNLVETLFMLLMEHGVLVIRASIVRHMDNVIDMLICSSVVSSLSFLGVIAVDRYITIFYALRYHSIMTLQRAVVTMASVWLASTVSSTVFITYYRNNAILLCLIGFFLFMLVLMLVLYIHMFALARHHLRSISSQQKQPTVYRSSSLKGAVTLTILLGVFFICWGPFFFHLILIVTCPTNPFCTCFFSYFNLFLILIICNSVVDPLIYAFRSQELRRTLREVVLCSCTADSARPAPRPAARGRRPALPGAVGGWCGGVPVPPPPQRXALCPQFWEVISDEHGIDPSGNYVGDSDLQLERISVYYNEASSHKYVPRAILVDLEPGTMDSVRSGAFGHLFRPDNFIFGQSGAGNNWAKGHYTEGAELVWXMDSVLDVVRKECENCDCLQGFQLTHSLGRGTGSGMGTLLISKVREEYPDRIMNTFSVVPSPKVSDTVVEPYNATLSIHQLVENTDETYCIDNEALYDICFRTLKLATPTYGDLNHLVSATMSGVTTSLRFPGQLNADLRKLAVNMVPFPRLHFFMPGFAPLTARGSQQYRALTVPELTQQMFDAKNMMAACDPRHGRYLTVATVFRGRMSMKEVDEQMLAIQSKNSSYFVEWIPNNVKVAVCDIPPRGLKMSSTFIGNSTAIQELFKRISEQFTAMFRRKAFLHWYTGEGMDEMEFTEAESNMNDLVSEYQQYQDATAEEEGEMYEDDERESEAQGAK